One genomic window of Polyangium aurulentum includes the following:
- a CDS encoding AraC family transcriptional regulator codes for MARPPLTAAARTVKRVVDVGLRDGVRREAIQRAARLSPTSVDDPEGRIDINLLFDLWTYLGKTLDDPSLPIRVAEKTTIEDLDLLGFSMMTAPSLRQALGSATRYSPLLTDSGRWEVTESAHRVHVRWYRLRPLTLGHRMSNETAVAQCLVCLRQLVGSHLEPIEVTFRHSAPPSRATHAAFFRCPVRFDAPHDGLSFHRDILDDVPLAANPKLWEYLCKSADALSEKLAPRSIVEAVSHHIVRELSSGEGGVPSLAHVARALGTTDRTLRRRLSLEGTSFRHLVEGARRELAGSLLQGATATVTETALKLGFSDTTAFTHACRRWFGCPPRELRARLRAEPRTLD; via the coding sequence ATGGCTCGCCCCCCGCTCACTGCCGCTGCTCGCACCGTCAAGAGGGTCGTCGACGTCGGGCTGCGTGACGGCGTGCGGCGGGAGGCCATTCAGCGCGCCGCACGCCTCTCGCCGACCTCGGTCGATGATCCCGAGGGGCGCATCGACATCAATCTCCTGTTCGATCTGTGGACGTACCTGGGGAAGACGCTCGACGACCCCTCGCTGCCCATCCGCGTCGCGGAGAAGACCACGATCGAGGATCTGGACCTGCTCGGCTTCTCGATGATGACGGCGCCCTCGCTTCGCCAGGCGCTCGGCTCGGCCACCCGCTACAGCCCGCTCCTCACCGACTCGGGCCGGTGGGAGGTGACGGAGTCCGCGCATCGCGTCCACGTTCGCTGGTATCGCCTGCGGCCTCTCACCTTGGGGCACCGGATGTCGAACGAGACCGCGGTGGCGCAATGCCTCGTTTGCTTGCGCCAGCTCGTGGGCAGCCACCTGGAGCCGATCGAAGTGACCTTTCGTCATTCCGCGCCGCCGAGCCGCGCCACGCACGCCGCTTTCTTTCGCTGCCCCGTGAGGTTCGATGCGCCGCACGATGGGCTCTCGTTCCATCGCGACATCCTCGACGACGTGCCTCTCGCCGCCAACCCGAAGCTCTGGGAGTACCTGTGCAAGAGCGCGGATGCTCTCTCGGAGAAGCTCGCGCCTCGGTCGATCGTCGAGGCGGTGTCGCATCACATCGTGCGCGAGCTGTCGAGCGGCGAGGGAGGGGTCCCCTCGCTGGCGCACGTGGCGCGCGCGCTCGGGACGACCGATCGAACGCTGCGCCGGCGCTTGAGCCTCGAAGGGACGAGCTTCCGTCATCTCGTCGAGGGGGCGCGCCGCGAGCTGGCGGGCAGCCTGCTCCAGGGCGCGACGGCGACGGTGACCGAGACCGCGCTGAAGCTCGGTTTCTCGGACACGACGGCCTTCACGCACGCATGCCGGCGGTGGTTCGGCTGCCCCCCACGCGAGCTGCGGGCGCGCCTGCGCGCGGAGCCGCGGACGCTGGATTGA
- a CDS encoding choice-of-anchor L domain-containing protein, producing MRHIVTTCMTLAGITYGANALAVTIGTTNDAATLVSALAGSSSAITITSAVYSGAPEAAGTYSDGPLDLADGILLTTGQASLALPPSDSTGSTFSNNLPGDPLCNALIPGFNSYDAAKLTITFDLAPGFDGISFQSIFGSEEFPEWVGTSFNDVYGVYLNGVQIAFDASGNPITINGPFFSSAAVVVAPDTETEYDGSTGILTTQTPLAGGSTGNVLEIVICDAGDTVLDSGVFIAGLNGCIGNHCTGTVPCESIDNDGDNANSCVDCDDTDPTVYPGAAETCNGVDDDCNSAIDEGNVCCPDADADDVCDLADNCSGLANPDQSDADGDGLGDACDTCAFVANPDQGDADGDGVGDACDNCATTSNQSQLDGDGDGVGDVCDTCTGSSGAQTDSDGDGLGDVCDACLWDPQNDADGDGVCGDVDLCPDTALPESVPTVKLGVNRFADTNGDGVFDTTPSGGVGPQRSYTIADTGGCSCSQIIDNLALGNGHEKFGCSISAMDDWISLIP from the coding sequence ATGAGACATATCGTCACCACGTGCATGACGCTGGCCGGTATCACGTACGGAGCGAACGCTCTGGCCGTCACCATCGGGACAACCAACGACGCTGCCACGCTCGTCAGCGCCCTCGCGGGGAGCAGCAGCGCAATCACCATAACGTCGGCGGTCTACTCCGGCGCGCCCGAGGCGGCAGGGACCTACTCGGACGGGCCCCTCGACCTCGCCGACGGCATCCTCCTGACCACCGGCCAGGCTTCCCTGGCCTTGCCGCCGAGCGACAGCACGGGGTCGACCTTCTCGAACAATTTGCCCGGGGATCCGCTCTGCAACGCGCTCATCCCCGGCTTCAATAGCTACGACGCGGCGAAGCTGACCATCACGTTCGATCTCGCGCCCGGCTTCGATGGTATTTCGTTCCAGTCCATCTTCGGTTCGGAAGAGTTCCCTGAATGGGTCGGCACCTCGTTCAATGACGTTTACGGCGTTTATCTCAACGGTGTGCAGATCGCCTTCGACGCCAGCGGTAACCCGATCACCATCAACGGGCCGTTCTTCTCCTCGGCGGCCGTGGTCGTGGCGCCAGACACGGAGACGGAGTACGACGGATCGACGGGCATCCTCACGACCCAGACGCCGCTCGCAGGAGGGTCGACGGGCAACGTGCTCGAGATCGTGATCTGCGACGCCGGCGACACGGTCCTCGACAGCGGCGTGTTCATCGCCGGGTTGAACGGCTGCATCGGAAACCACTGCACGGGCACGGTCCCGTGCGAATCGATCGACAACGACGGCGACAACGCGAATTCGTGCGTCGACTGCGACGACACGGACCCGACCGTGTACCCCGGCGCTGCCGAGACCTGCAACGGCGTCGACGACGACTGCAACAGCGCGATCGACGAGGGCAACGTGTGCTGTCCGGACGCCGACGCGGACGACGTCTGCGACCTCGCGGACAACTGCTCCGGCCTGGCCAACCCGGATCAGAGCGACGCCGACGGCGACGGGCTGGGCGATGCGTGCGACACCTGCGCTTTCGTGGCCAACCCGGACCAAGGCGACGCCGACGGCGACGGCGTGGGCGATGCGTGCGACAACTGCGCCACGACGTCGAACCAGAGCCAGCTCGACGGCGACGGCGACGGCGTGGGCGATGTCTGCGACACCTGCACGGGCAGCTCTGGCGCCCAGACCGACTCGGACGGCGACGGCCTCGGCGACGTCTGTGATGCGTGCCTGTGGGATCCGCAGAACGACGCCGACGGCGACGGCGTGTGCGGCGACGTGGACCTCTGCCCCGACACCGCGCTTCCGGAGAGCGTCCCGACGGTGAAGCTCGGCGTCAATCGATTCGCCGACACGAACGGCGACGGCGTCTTCGACACGACGCCCTCCGGCGGCGTGGGCCCGCAACGGAGCTACACGATCGCCGACACGGGCGGGTGCAGCTGCTCGCAGATCATCGACAATCTCGCGCTCGGCAACGGCCACGAGAAGTTCGGCTGCAGCATCAGCGCGATGGATGATTGGATCAGCCTGATTCCGTGA
- a CDS encoding carboxypeptidase-like regulatory domain-containing protein, translating into MLAAASQGCGPTDGPKGTGGTGGEGVGGTGGTGGAGVGGSGGVGGTGGTGGAGVGGTGGAGVGGTGGAGVGGTGGAGGGTGGSGGMSAICIEGEVQCGAEGVETCTSDAWVPQMPCPQGCAAGACSSGQTSCTPGDLACFGGTVKECNQAGTGWLASSLCLEQCKGGLCAGACTAGEQRCNGDTREVCGAGGAWMTESACALGCAQSVCVESELSNQGNMVTLSGKHVYQGCVTLQFGGTISVPAGQTLEIWAKCLSMAPGTGITLGSGASLRFHAAETIDLAGTISGGDLVWLSAWKSLVNKATLQSANVTLRADLLTNDAGGSVVGNAAALHGTSFTNNGVFNGAVSVMPPEELSSVTHPGNGWWNWTAEGLDVSWDKPFPGALGYYVTLGDAVPAPGTGMFTGTEHITLPADALRHGKNRVRVVAVNGDSIVGTYPIDLSISLNVKPPFVTSMSHPNEAQWTNTPDVFLSWTAPPDAPAGTFVGYRYAWDHRADTIPTAQNGTFTTNQQVLMAGQAPGVWFFHVTALDRLGRSTPLVGHYEVRVGASPVTGNVAGHIDVGGAPAPGVHVTLNGGMLHAYTSASGDYTFYGKVPALGMQYEVSAALPGHAKVAATVDVGANATTVQNFTLVPAPSPGYRLGWEFPLSNKALHSPSFALGSRGRLVWSHIVSNPGSEGVTFARSTGDVIATRATYPEYYTWEQPTEVGWDGTSFYVLDTYACDDNGSFLPGHGWSCLQMQRFNAAGTDITPAVQYATSGQSGSGSAVWNGSTFGTFFVSYASLMFREITASMAFADGLAKTVNTKLEGPYVDLRQSAWTQAVWDGSGYGVLYQFNDCYFARYDANHAQLVAPVVLDACTQNTLLGLIWDGANYHAAYVKSGMQGGIQLRRISTAGALSAPVKVAGSTHPSLAYDQRNLLLAYNVNGKSVLEIRSPVDHSLKQTIDLGPVTDPRVDFNPQTGEAAVIYLTPAGLFVRSLYLD; encoded by the coding sequence GCGGCACCGGCGGCGCGGGCGGCGGCACGGGCGGGTCCGGTGGTATGAGCGCCATTTGTATCGAGGGGGAAGTCCAGTGCGGCGCCGAGGGCGTGGAGACGTGCACGTCGGACGCATGGGTCCCCCAGATGCCGTGCCCACAGGGCTGCGCCGCGGGCGCCTGTTCGTCTGGACAGACATCCTGTACTCCCGGGGATCTCGCGTGCTTTGGCGGTACCGTCAAGGAGTGCAACCAGGCTGGCACGGGCTGGCTCGCCTCGAGCTTGTGCCTCGAGCAATGCAAGGGTGGCCTCTGCGCGGGCGCGTGCACGGCCGGCGAGCAGCGCTGCAACGGTGACACGCGCGAGGTCTGCGGCGCGGGCGGCGCGTGGATGACCGAGAGCGCCTGCGCGCTCGGCTGCGCCCAATCGGTGTGCGTCGAGAGCGAGCTGTCGAACCAGGGCAACATGGTCACGCTCTCGGGCAAGCACGTCTATCAGGGCTGCGTCACCCTGCAATTTGGCGGAACGATCTCTGTCCCTGCGGGACAAACGCTCGAGATCTGGGCGAAATGCTTGTCGATGGCGCCAGGCACGGGCATCACGCTCGGGAGCGGCGCGTCGCTCCGCTTCCACGCTGCCGAGACCATCGATCTTGCGGGCACGATCTCCGGCGGCGACCTCGTCTGGCTGTCGGCGTGGAAATCGCTCGTCAACAAGGCGACCCTCCAGTCGGCGAACGTGACCCTGAGGGCCGACCTGCTCACGAACGACGCCGGCGGCAGCGTCGTGGGCAACGCCGCTGCGCTTCATGGCACGAGCTTCACCAACAACGGCGTGTTCAACGGCGCCGTCTCCGTCATGCCCCCCGAGGAGCTGTCCTCGGTCACGCACCCCGGCAACGGATGGTGGAACTGGACCGCCGAGGGCCTCGACGTCTCGTGGGACAAACCATTCCCGGGCGCGCTGGGTTATTACGTGACCCTCGGCGACGCCGTCCCCGCGCCTGGCACGGGGATGTTCACCGGCACCGAGCACATCACCCTGCCCGCCGACGCGCTCAGGCACGGCAAGAACCGCGTGCGCGTCGTCGCGGTGAACGGCGATTCGATCGTCGGAACGTACCCCATCGACCTGTCCATCAGCCTCAACGTCAAGCCCCCGTTCGTCACGTCCATGAGCCACCCGAACGAGGCGCAGTGGACCAATACGCCGGACGTCTTCCTGTCCTGGACCGCCCCGCCCGACGCGCCGGCGGGGACGTTCGTCGGATATCGTTACGCGTGGGATCACCGGGCCGATACGATCCCGACGGCGCAGAATGGGACATTCACGACGAACCAGCAGGTCCTCATGGCCGGCCAGGCGCCCGGCGTGTGGTTCTTCCACGTCACGGCGCTCGATCGGCTCGGGCGCTCGACGCCGCTCGTGGGCCATTACGAGGTGCGCGTCGGCGCCTCGCCGGTCACGGGCAACGTGGCGGGCCACATCGACGTGGGCGGCGCGCCGGCTCCGGGCGTACACGTGACGCTGAACGGCGGCATGCTGCACGCATACACGTCGGCGAGCGGCGATTACACGTTCTACGGGAAGGTGCCCGCGCTCGGGATGCAGTACGAGGTGAGCGCTGCCTTGCCCGGGCACGCGAAGGTCGCGGCGACCGTCGACGTCGGCGCCAATGCAACCACGGTCCAGAACTTCACCCTCGTGCCCGCGCCCTCGCCGGGCTACCGCCTCGGCTGGGAGTTCCCGCTCTCGAACAAGGCGCTCCATTCGCCGAGCTTCGCCCTCGGCTCGCGCGGCCGGCTGGTCTGGTCGCACATCGTCTCGAACCCCGGATCCGAGGGCGTGACGTTCGCGCGCTCGACGGGCGACGTCATCGCGACGAGGGCCACGTACCCCGAATACTACACGTGGGAGCAGCCCACCGAGGTCGGCTGGGACGGGACGAGCTTCTACGTGCTCGACACCTACGCGTGCGACGACAATGGCTCGTTCCTGCCCGGCCACGGCTGGAGCTGCTTGCAGATGCAGCGGTTCAACGCGGCCGGCACGGACATCACGCCCGCCGTGCAGTATGCGACGAGCGGCCAGAGCGGCTCCGGCTCCGCCGTGTGGAACGGCTCGACGTTCGGGACCTTCTTCGTGAGCTATGCCTCGCTCATGTTCCGCGAGATCACGGCATCCATGGCGTTCGCCGACGGCCTCGCGAAGACGGTGAACACGAAGCTCGAGGGCCCCTATGTCGATCTACGCCAATCCGCGTGGACACAAGCGGTGTGGGACGGCAGCGGCTACGGCGTCCTCTACCAGTTCAACGACTGCTATTTCGCGCGCTACGACGCCAATCACGCGCAGCTCGTCGCCCCGGTCGTGCTCGACGCCTGCACCCAGAACACCTTGCTCGGGCTCATCTGGGACGGCGCGAACTACCACGCGGCGTACGTGAAGTCGGGGATGCAAGGCGGCATTCAGCTGCGCAGAATCTCGACGGCCGGCGCACTCTCGGCGCCGGTGAAGGTCGCCGGGAGCACGCACCCGTCGCTCGCGTACGATCAGCGCAACCTCTTGCTCGCCTACAACGTGAACGGCAAGAGCGTGCTCGAGATCCGCTCGCCCGTCGATCATTCGCTGAAGCAGACGATCGATCTCGGACCCGTGACCGACCCGCGCGTCGATTTCAATCCGCAGACGGGTGAGGCCGCGGTCATCTACCTGACCCCGGCGGGCCTCTTCGTCCGGTCGCTCTATCTGGACTGA